The following are encoded together in the Xanthobacter autotrophicus Py2 genome:
- a CDS encoding acriflavin resistance protein (PFAM: acriflavin resistance protein~KEGG: bja:bll4319 putative multidrug resistance protein), whose product MVIHTLVEALAIVTLVVFAFLGSWRSVLIPVIAIPLSLIGTFLMMLAFGFSINLLTLLALVLAIGLVVDDAIIVVESVNHHMEEGMSALQAAFASARQLANPIIAMTVVLIAVYVPIGFQGGLTGALFTEFAFTLVGAVTISAVVALTLTPMMSAYMLKPVDHAGGDLESRMVLAVDRVMGRITAAYSRSLTGALNYMSVTAVFAALVLCSVYWLYGAAQSELAPEEDQGIILAQSISAPNATLQQKLLYNRQTYETFARHPETETVFQVESTGTSIAGWVLKPWDERKATTKTLQPMIQQELNAIAGQKIVAFQTSPLPGSNGLPMQIVIGTSDGFDKLNEVAAKFLQEALDTGLFIFLNNDLKIDQPQASIVIDREKTSLLGLSMSDVGGALSSLLGGGYVNYFSLDGRSYKVIPQVKQEARLNTDQVLDYYMRMTDGTMIPLSTVARIETKTVPESLNHFQQVNAATIAGVVAPGITTGDAITALKDLAKRTLPAGYTLDFGGASRQYVQESGGFVTTFAFALIVIFLSLAALFNSFRDPVVILLSVPMSLAGALLFISVGIGGASINIYTQVGLTTLMGLISKHGILMLEVANELQLEGKSKREAIVEAATLRLRPILMTTAAMVLGVLPLIFASGAGAASRFNLGLVIATGLAIGTLFTLYVVPTAYVLMGQTHHASKNED is encoded by the coding sequence ATGGTGATCCACACGCTGGTGGAGGCGCTGGCCATCGTGACCCTGGTGGTATTCGCCTTCCTCGGCTCCTGGCGCTCGGTGCTCATACCGGTGATCGCGATCCCACTGTCGCTGATCGGCACCTTCCTGATGATGCTGGCCTTCGGCTTCAGCATCAACCTGCTGACGCTGCTGGCCTTGGTGCTCGCCATTGGCCTCGTGGTGGACGACGCCATCATCGTGGTGGAAAGCGTCAACCATCACATGGAAGAGGGCATGAGCGCGCTTCAGGCCGCCTTCGCCTCGGCGCGCCAGCTCGCCAATCCCATCATCGCCATGACCGTGGTGCTGATCGCGGTCTATGTGCCCATCGGCTTCCAGGGCGGGCTCACGGGTGCGCTGTTCACCGAGTTCGCCTTCACGCTGGTGGGCGCGGTGACCATCTCGGCCGTGGTGGCGCTGACGCTGACGCCGATGATGTCCGCCTACATGCTGAAGCCGGTGGACCATGCGGGCGGGGACCTGGAATCGCGCATGGTGCTGGCGGTGGACCGGGTGATGGGCAGGATCACCGCCGCCTATTCCCGCTCGCTGACGGGCGCTCTCAACTACATGTCCGTCACCGCCGTGTTCGCCGCCCTCGTGCTGTGCAGCGTCTACTGGCTGTATGGCGCCGCGCAGAGCGAGCTGGCGCCCGAGGAGGACCAGGGCATCATTCTCGCCCAGAGCATTTCCGCCCCCAATGCGACACTGCAGCAGAAGCTGCTCTACAATCGACAGACCTACGAGACCTTCGCCCGGCACCCCGAGACCGAGACGGTGTTCCAGGTGGAGAGCACCGGCACCAGCATCGCCGGCTGGGTGCTGAAGCCCTGGGACGAGCGCAAGGCGACCACCAAGACCCTTCAGCCGATGATCCAGCAGGAGCTGAACGCCATCGCCGGGCAGAAGATCGTCGCCTTCCAGACCTCGCCTCTGCCCGGCTCGAACGGCCTGCCCATGCAGATCGTGATCGGCACCTCTGATGGCTTCGACAAGCTCAACGAGGTGGCCGCGAAGTTCCTGCAGGAGGCGCTGGACACTGGCCTGTTCATCTTCCTCAACAACGATCTCAAGATTGACCAGCCGCAGGCCTCCATCGTCATCGACCGGGAGAAGACCTCGCTCCTCGGCCTCTCCATGAGCGACGTGGGCGGTGCCCTCTCCTCGCTGCTGGGCGGCGGCTATGTGAACTACTTCAGCTTGGACGGGCGGTCCTACAAGGTCATCCCGCAGGTGAAGCAGGAGGCGCGGCTCAATACCGACCAGGTGCTCGATTATTACATGCGCATGACCGACGGAACGATGATCCCGCTGTCGACCGTGGCGCGTATCGAAACGAAGACCGTGCCGGAATCCCTCAACCACTTCCAGCAGGTAAACGCGGCTACGATTGCCGGCGTGGTTGCACCCGGGATTACCACGGGTGATGCCATCACGGCGTTGAAGGATCTCGCCAAGCGCACCCTGCCCGCGGGCTATACGCTCGATTTCGGTGGCGCCTCGCGGCAGTACGTGCAGGAGAGCGGCGGCTTCGTCACCACCTTCGCCTTTGCGCTGATCGTGATTTTCCTGTCGCTCGCCGCGCTGTTCAACAGCTTCCGCGATCCGGTGGTGATCCTCTTGTCGGTGCCCATGTCGCTCGCCGGCGCGCTGCTGTTCATCAGCGTCGGCATCGGCGGGGCCAGCATCAACATCTACACACAGGTCGGCCTCACCACGCTGATGGGACTCATCAGCAAGCACGGCATCCTGATGCTGGAGGTGGCCAACGAACTGCAGCTTGAAGGCAAGTCCAAGCGCGAGGCCATCGTCGAGGCGGCCACGCTCCGCCTGCGGCCGATCCTGATGACGACGGCGGCGATGGTGCTCGGCGTCTTACCGCTCATCTTCGCGTCCGGCGCGGGCGCCGCCTCGCGCTTCAACCTTGGCCTCGTCATCGCCACCGGCCTCGCCATCGGCACGCTCTTCACGCTGTACGTGGTGCCCACGGCTTATGTTTTGATGGGCCAGACGCACCACGCTTCGAAGAATGAAGACTGA